One Streptomyces sp. CNQ-509 DNA window includes the following coding sequences:
- a CDS encoding DUF397 domain-containing protein, with product MSSRSEWFKSSYSGQNGECVEIRRGATAISVRDSKDPGSGVLAVSAAAWADFVAAVRRGEFPQT from the coding sequence GTGTCATCTCGTTCCGAGTGGTTCAAGAGTTCCTATAGTGGTCAGAACGGTGAGTGCGTCGAGATACGTCGAGGCGCTACCGCGATCAGCGTCCGGGACAGCAAGGACCCCGGGAGCGGCGTCCTCGCTGTCAGCGCTGCCGCGTGGGCCGACTTCGTCGCGGCCGTCAGGCGCGGGGAGTTCCCCCAGACGTAG